One window of the Ammospiza caudacuta isolate bAmmCau1 chromosome 9, bAmmCau1.pri, whole genome shotgun sequence genome contains the following:
- the HELLS gene encoding lymphoid-specific helicase isoform X2 gives MGEQAEAVVITPAMLKEEEQLEAAGLEQEREMLEKARTSWDRESSEMRYKRLQHLLEKSNIYSKFLLTKMEQQQLEEQRRKEKLEKKREMMLKSAKGQNSVDGKEEKSGAKKKRGREDGTYNISEIMSKEEILSVAKKSKVENQDESSGDNLHPEDLQKNGDSNSVIKDRLCQAVRHSAKQFLDPVRKFNGQPVPFQQPKIFTGGVMRWYQVEGMEWLRMLWENGINGILADEMGLGKTIQCIATIALMVERGVPGPFLVCGPLSTLPNWMSEFKRFTPEIPLMLYHGAQQERRKLVRKIRGRQGSLQIYPVVITSFEIAMRDRSALQNCYWKYLIVDEGHRIKNMNCRLIRELKRFNADNKLLLTGTPLQNNLAELWSLLNFLLPDVFDDLKSFESWFDITSITETAEDIIAKEREQNILHMLHQILTPFLLRRLKSDVALEVPPKREVVVYAPLAKKQETFYTAIVNRTIRKLFGNNEEEVVELSPTGRPKRRSRKVVDYCEEHNGSPDDLEKLISKMQEEVEKERPVVEVSIPMDSEVNLKLQNIMMLLRKCCNHPYLIEYPLDPATQQFKVDEDLVKNSGKFLLLDRMLPELKKRGHKVLLFSQMTMMLDILMDYCYLRNFKFSRLDGSMSYSEREENMHQFNTDPEVFLFLVSTRAGGLGINLTAADTVIIYDSDWNPQSDLQAQDRCHRIGQTKPVVVYRLVTANTIDQKIVERAAAKRKLEKLIIHKNQFKGGKSGLAQSKSCLDPQELLELLKSRDYEREVKGSKEKVISDKDLELLLDRSDLIDQMKASETMKKEKMGVFKVLEESSESSAECVF, from the exons ATGGGGGAGCAGGCGGAGGCGGTGGTGATCACGCCGGCCATGCTGAaggaagaggagcagctggaggcggcggggctggagcaggagcgggAGATGCTGGAGAAG GCTCGCACTTCTTGGGACAGGGAATCGAGTGAAATGCGCTATAAGAGGCTCCAACATTTGCTTGAGAAAAGCAACATCTATTCCAAATTCTTGCTAACCAAaatggaacagcagcagctagAG gaacagaggaggaaagagaagttagaaaaaaagagagagatgaTGTTAAAATCTGCCAAG GGTCAAAACTCAGTTGATGGCAAAGAGGAGAAATCGG GTgcaaaaaagaagagaggaagagaagatgGGACATACAACATATCAGAAATTATGTCCAAAGAG GAAATATTATCAGTGGCAAAAAAAAGTAAAGTGGAAAATCAG GATGAAAGCTCTGGTGACAACCTGCATCCAGAAGACCTGCAGAAAAATGGAGACTCAAACAGTGTCATTAAGGACAGGTTGTGTCAAGCCGTACGACACAGTGCCAAGCAATTTCTTGATCCAGTGCGAAAGTTTAACGGACAGCCAGTGCCTTTTCAGCAGCCAAAGATTTTTACTGGTGGTGTAATGAGGTGGTACCAAGTGGAAGGCATGGAGTGGCTAAGG ATGCTTTGGGAAAATGGTATAAATGGCATTTTAGCTGATGAAATGGGACTGGGGAAGACAATCCAGTGCATTGCAACAATAGCGCTGATGGTGGAGCGAGGGGTCCCTGGTCCATTCTTAGTATGTGGTCCTTTGTCTACTCTTCCAAATTGGATGTCTGAATTCAAGAGATTTACTCCAGAG ATTCCACTGATGCTCTATCACGGAGCTCAGCAGGAGCGTCGCAAACTGGTTCGTAAAATCCGCGGCAGACAAGGATCGCTGCAAATCTACCCTGTGGTCATTACTTCCTTTGAAATAGCAATGCGAGACAGAAGTGCCCTGCAG AACTGCTACTGGAAGTATCTCATAGTAGATGAAGGTCACAGGATTAAAAATATGAACTGCCGCCTTATCAGAGAATTGAAACGATTTAACGCAGACAATAAACTCCTGTTGACTGGCACTCCCCTGCAGAACAACTTGGCAGAGCTTTGGTCATTGCTTAACTTCCTATTGCCAGATGTGTTTGATGATTTGAAAAG CTTTGAATcctggtttgatattaccagCATTACAGAAACTGCTGAAGATATTATTGCTAAAGAAAGGGAGCAAAACATCTTACATATGCTGCATCAG ATTCTGACACCATTCTTACTGAGAAGGCTGAAATCAGATGTTGCTCTCGAGGTCCCTCCTAAACGAGAAGTTGTGGTGTATGCGCCGCTGGCAAAGAAGCAGGAGACTTTCTATACTGCCATTGTCAATCGCACCATTAGGAAACTGTTTGGGAATAATGAG GAAGAAGTCGTTGAGTTGAGCCCTACAGGCCGACCAAAACGCCGTAGTCGGAAAGTAGTTGATTATTGTGAAGAACATAATGGTTCACCTGATGACTTGGAAAAATTAATCAGCAAAATGCAGGAGGAAGTAGAAAAAGAGAG GCCAGTGGTAGAAGTGAGCATTCCCATGGATTCTGAGGTGAACCTTAAACTGCAAAATATTATGATGTTATTGAGGAAGTGTTGTAATCACCCCTATCTTATTGAGTATCCTTTGGATCCTGCGACACAGCAATTCAAG GTTGATGAAGATCTAGTAAAGAATTCAGGCAAGTTTCTACTCTTGGACCGAATGCTCCCAGAACTTAAAAAGAGAGGACATAAG GTCTTGTTGTTCTCACAAATGACTATGATGCTTGACATTTTGATGGATTACTGTTACCTGAGAAACTTCAAATTCAGTCGACTGGATGGCTCTATGTCGTActcagagagagaagaaaat ATGCATCAATTTAATACTGACCCTGAAGTCTTCCTGTTCTTAGTGAGCACAAGAGCTGGAGGCCTGGGCATTAACTTAACTGCAGCAGACACAGTTATCATCTATGACAGTGACTGG AACCCCCAGTCAGACCTGCAGGCCCAAGACAGGTGTCACAGAATTGGCCAGACAAAGCCAGTAGTTGTTTATCGTCTCGTGACAGCAAATACTATTGACCAGAAGATTGtggagagagctgctgccaagagGAAGCTGGAGAAGCTGATTATCCATAAAA ATCAGTTTAAAGGTGGCAAATCTGGTCTGGCACAGTCAAAAAGCTGCCTGGACCCTCAGGAATTGTTAGAATTACTGAAATCCAGAGACTATGAGAG gGAGGTTAAAGGATCTAAAGAAAAAGTAATCAGTGATAAAGATCTAGAGTTACTTTTGGATAGAAGTGATCTTATTG ATCAAATGAAGGCCTCTGAAacaatgaaaaaggaaaaaatgggtgTCTTCAAAGTCCTGGAAGAGTCATCAGAGTCCAGTGCAGAATGTGTGTTTTAA
- the HELLS gene encoding lymphoid-specific helicase isoform X1, whose translation MPAGNSGSGSGEGRPGARPGVTVSDRALLAEPLGAEMGEQAEAVVITPAMLKEEEQLEAAGLEQEREMLEKARTSWDRESSEMRYKRLQHLLEKSNIYSKFLLTKMEQQQLEEQRRKEKLEKKREMMLKSAKGQNSVDGKEEKSGAKKKRGREDGTYNISEIMSKEEILSVAKKSKVENQDESSGDNLHPEDLQKNGDSNSVIKDRLCQAVRHSAKQFLDPVRKFNGQPVPFQQPKIFTGGVMRWYQVEGMEWLRMLWENGINGILADEMGLGKTIQCIATIALMVERGVPGPFLVCGPLSTLPNWMSEFKRFTPEIPLMLYHGAQQERRKLVRKIRGRQGSLQIYPVVITSFEIAMRDRSALQNCYWKYLIVDEGHRIKNMNCRLIRELKRFNADNKLLLTGTPLQNNLAELWSLLNFLLPDVFDDLKSFESWFDITSITETAEDIIAKEREQNILHMLHQILTPFLLRRLKSDVALEVPPKREVVVYAPLAKKQETFYTAIVNRTIRKLFGNNEEEVVELSPTGRPKRRSRKVVDYCEEHNGSPDDLEKLISKMQEEVEKERPVVEVSIPMDSEVNLKLQNIMMLLRKCCNHPYLIEYPLDPATQQFKVDEDLVKNSGKFLLLDRMLPELKKRGHKVLLFSQMTMMLDILMDYCYLRNFKFSRLDGSMSYSEREENMHQFNTDPEVFLFLVSTRAGGLGINLTAADTVIIYDSDWNPQSDLQAQDRCHRIGQTKPVVVYRLVTANTIDQKIVERAAAKRKLEKLIIHKNQFKGGKSGLAQSKSCLDPQELLELLKSRDYEREVKGSKEKVISDKDLELLLDRSDLIDQMKASETMKKEKMGVFKVLEESSESSAECVF comes from the exons ATGCCCGCCGGCAACTCGGGCAGCGGCAGCGGTGAGGGGCGGCCGGGCGCACGGCCGGGGGTGACCGTGAGTGACCGTGCGCTCCTTGCAGAACCGCTGGGAGCCGAGATGGGGGAGCAGGCGGAGGCGGTGGTGATCACGCCGGCCATGCTGAaggaagaggagcagctggaggcggcggggctggagcaggagcgggAGATGCTGGAGAAG GCTCGCACTTCTTGGGACAGGGAATCGAGTGAAATGCGCTATAAGAGGCTCCAACATTTGCTTGAGAAAAGCAACATCTATTCCAAATTCTTGCTAACCAAaatggaacagcagcagctagAG gaacagaggaggaaagagaagttagaaaaaaagagagagatgaTGTTAAAATCTGCCAAG GGTCAAAACTCAGTTGATGGCAAAGAGGAGAAATCGG GTgcaaaaaagaagagaggaagagaagatgGGACATACAACATATCAGAAATTATGTCCAAAGAG GAAATATTATCAGTGGCAAAAAAAAGTAAAGTGGAAAATCAG GATGAAAGCTCTGGTGACAACCTGCATCCAGAAGACCTGCAGAAAAATGGAGACTCAAACAGTGTCATTAAGGACAGGTTGTGTCAAGCCGTACGACACAGTGCCAAGCAATTTCTTGATCCAGTGCGAAAGTTTAACGGACAGCCAGTGCCTTTTCAGCAGCCAAAGATTTTTACTGGTGGTGTAATGAGGTGGTACCAAGTGGAAGGCATGGAGTGGCTAAGG ATGCTTTGGGAAAATGGTATAAATGGCATTTTAGCTGATGAAATGGGACTGGGGAAGACAATCCAGTGCATTGCAACAATAGCGCTGATGGTGGAGCGAGGGGTCCCTGGTCCATTCTTAGTATGTGGTCCTTTGTCTACTCTTCCAAATTGGATGTCTGAATTCAAGAGATTTACTCCAGAG ATTCCACTGATGCTCTATCACGGAGCTCAGCAGGAGCGTCGCAAACTGGTTCGTAAAATCCGCGGCAGACAAGGATCGCTGCAAATCTACCCTGTGGTCATTACTTCCTTTGAAATAGCAATGCGAGACAGAAGTGCCCTGCAG AACTGCTACTGGAAGTATCTCATAGTAGATGAAGGTCACAGGATTAAAAATATGAACTGCCGCCTTATCAGAGAATTGAAACGATTTAACGCAGACAATAAACTCCTGTTGACTGGCACTCCCCTGCAGAACAACTTGGCAGAGCTTTGGTCATTGCTTAACTTCCTATTGCCAGATGTGTTTGATGATTTGAAAAG CTTTGAATcctggtttgatattaccagCATTACAGAAACTGCTGAAGATATTATTGCTAAAGAAAGGGAGCAAAACATCTTACATATGCTGCATCAG ATTCTGACACCATTCTTACTGAGAAGGCTGAAATCAGATGTTGCTCTCGAGGTCCCTCCTAAACGAGAAGTTGTGGTGTATGCGCCGCTGGCAAAGAAGCAGGAGACTTTCTATACTGCCATTGTCAATCGCACCATTAGGAAACTGTTTGGGAATAATGAG GAAGAAGTCGTTGAGTTGAGCCCTACAGGCCGACCAAAACGCCGTAGTCGGAAAGTAGTTGATTATTGTGAAGAACATAATGGTTCACCTGATGACTTGGAAAAATTAATCAGCAAAATGCAGGAGGAAGTAGAAAAAGAGAG GCCAGTGGTAGAAGTGAGCATTCCCATGGATTCTGAGGTGAACCTTAAACTGCAAAATATTATGATGTTATTGAGGAAGTGTTGTAATCACCCCTATCTTATTGAGTATCCTTTGGATCCTGCGACACAGCAATTCAAG GTTGATGAAGATCTAGTAAAGAATTCAGGCAAGTTTCTACTCTTGGACCGAATGCTCCCAGAACTTAAAAAGAGAGGACATAAG GTCTTGTTGTTCTCACAAATGACTATGATGCTTGACATTTTGATGGATTACTGTTACCTGAGAAACTTCAAATTCAGTCGACTGGATGGCTCTATGTCGTActcagagagagaagaaaat ATGCATCAATTTAATACTGACCCTGAAGTCTTCCTGTTCTTAGTGAGCACAAGAGCTGGAGGCCTGGGCATTAACTTAACTGCAGCAGACACAGTTATCATCTATGACAGTGACTGG AACCCCCAGTCAGACCTGCAGGCCCAAGACAGGTGTCACAGAATTGGCCAGACAAAGCCAGTAGTTGTTTATCGTCTCGTGACAGCAAATACTATTGACCAGAAGATTGtggagagagctgctgccaagagGAAGCTGGAGAAGCTGATTATCCATAAAA ATCAGTTTAAAGGTGGCAAATCTGGTCTGGCACAGTCAAAAAGCTGCCTGGACCCTCAGGAATTGTTAGAATTACTGAAATCCAGAGACTATGAGAG gGAGGTTAAAGGATCTAAAGAAAAAGTAATCAGTGATAAAGATCTAGAGTTACTTTTGGATAGAAGTGATCTTATTG ATCAAATGAAGGCCTCTGAAacaatgaaaaaggaaaaaatgggtgTCTTCAAAGTCCTGGAAGAGTCATCAGAGTCCAGTGCAGAATGTGTGTTTTAA